GGCGGCGATCTCGATCGGGTTGCCGTCGCTGTCGTTGACCTTCAGCTTGCCGCTCTCGAAATTGCGTACGCGCAGCGAGATGCGCTGCCGGGTGTAGAACGGGTTGGTCCAGCGCAGCCCCTCGTCGCGCACGGTGCCGGCGTATTTGCCGAACAACTGCAGCACCTGTCCGGTATTGGGGGCGACCTGGAAGAAGCCACGGGCCAGGAACACGCCGAGCACTTCAAAGAGAATGCCGACAACCGCGAAGGTGGATTCGCCGAGAATCAAGGCGATGCCGACGACGGCCAGCACCAGGAAAAGCGCGACAAACGGAATGCCGGGAACCGAAAAGCCCTTGTGTTCGTTCATGGCCGATGCTCCTTGTAGGTGCATTCATTAGATATCAAAGTGATATCAATGTAAATGCACTGACCGTCGTCGGCTTCATCGGGGCGGCGACCAGGGATCGGTATTTGCGTGCGTTGCAGGGCACAGGCTTGCGAGGTGCTGCGCGTACAATGCCGATTTGCGCGGAGAGTCCCATGAAGCCGTTCGGCACCCCCCATTCCGATCATGCCCTTCGCGTGTTGCTGCTGGGCTCGGGTGAGCTGGGCAAGGAAGTCGCGATCGAACTGCAGCGGCTGGCGGTGGAAGTGGTGGCGGTCGACCGCTACGCCGACGCACCGGCCATGCAGGTCGCGCACCGCAGCCATGTCATCGACATGCTCGACGGCGCCGCCCTGCGCGCGCTGATCGAAAGCGAACAGCCCGACCTGGTCGTGCCGGAGGTCGAGGCAATCCACACGCCGACCCTGGTCGAGATGGAAAAGCAGGGGCTGCACGTGGTGCCGACCGCGCGTGCCGCGTGGCTGACGATGAACCGCGAAGGCATCCGCCGGCTGGCAGCCGAGGAACTTGACCTGCCGACCTCGCCCTACCGCTTCTGCGACAGCGAGGCGGACTACCGCGCAGCGGTCGAGGCGGTCGGTTATCCGTTCGTGATCAAGCCGGTGATGAGTTCCTCGGGCAAGGGCCAGAGCATCGTGCGCGATGCGGAGGGCCTGCAGCAGGCCTGGGACTACGCGCAATCGGGCGGGCGTGCCGGCAAGGGGCGCGTCATCGTCGAGGGTTTCATCGACTTCGATTTCGAGATCACCCTGCTGACGGTGCGTCATCGCGACGGCACGTCGTTCTGCGCGCCGATCGGTCATCGCCAGGAAGATGGCGACTATCGCGAGTCGTGGCAGCCGCAGCCGATGAGCGACGCTGCATTGGCCGAGGCGCAGCGCCAGGCGGCGGCACTGTCGGCCGCGCTGGGCGGCTGGGGCGTGTTCGGCATGGAGTTCTTCGTGAAGGGTGATAAGGTGATCTTTTCCGAGGTCAGCCCGCGTCCCCACGATACCGGCCTGGTCACCCTGATCTCGCAGGACCTCTCCGAATTCGCGCTGCATGCGCGGGCCATCCTGGGCCTGCCGGTGCCGGCGATCCGCCAGTTCGGTCCGTCCGCATCCTGCGCGGTGCTGGTGGAGGGTGAAGGCAAGGCGCCGCGCTACCAGGGTGTGGCCGAGGCACTGGCCGAACCGGACACGCAATTGCGCATCTTCGGCAAGCCGGAGGTGAAGGGGCGCCGGCGCATGGCGGTGACCCTGGCGCGTGACGCGAGCATCGACGCGGCCAAGGCCAAGGCCGTGCGCGCGGCGCAATGCCTGCAGGTGACGTTGTAGCATCGTGCGCTGGATGCGCGGCGTGCCGCGCGCTGAGGTCACGACGGCGATGGCCGTCCCGGACGGAGAAAAGCGATGGATTCGATGGGTTTCTCGCACTGGCTGGTGGTACTGGTCGAGGCCGTGATCGTGCTGCTGTTGCTGCTGCTGGTCATCGGCCTGGTGGTGGTGTTGATGACCTGGGTGCTGGACCGCAACCAGACCTCGAATTCGGTATTGCGCAACTTCCCGGTGGTCGGGCATTTCCGTTACGGCTTCCTGCGGCTGGGCGAATTTTTCCGGCAGTACCTGTATTCCAGCGACCGCGAGGAGCTGCCGTTCAACCGTGCCCAGCGCATGTGGGTTTACCGCGCCGCCAAGAACAGCGAGAACACCAACGCTTTCGGTTCCACCCGCGACCTGCGCAGCGAAGGCGTGCCGTTTTTCGTCAACGCGGCATTCCCTGCGCTGGATGGCCACCACGTCGAAGCCAGGCCGATCCAGATCGGCCCGTATGCACGTGAGCCGTACGACCATGCCGCCTTCTTCAATATCTCGGCGATGAGTTTCGGTGCGCTGTCGGCGCCCGCCGTGCGTGCGTTGTCGCATGGCGCGGCCAAGGCCGGCGTATGGCTGGATACCGGCGAGGGCGGCCTGGCGCCTTACCACCTGGAAGGCGGCTGCGACATCGTGTTCGAGATCGGCACGGCCAAGTACGGCGTGCGTACGCCCGATGGCCAGCTCGACGAGCAGAAGCTGCTCGAAGTCTGCGCGCACAAGCAGGTGAAACTGGTCAGCATCAAGCTGGGGCAGGGCGCCAAGCCGGGCATGGGCGGCCTGCTGCCGGCGGCGAAGGTCACCGCGGAGATCGCCAGGATCCGCGGCATTCCGGAAGGGCAGGATTCGCAGAGTCCGAACCGGCACCTGGACATCGCCAACGTGACCCAGCTGATGGACCGGTTGAACCATATCCGCGAGCTGACCGGCAAGCCGACCGGGTTCAAGGCAGTGTTCGGCGATATGCGCATGATCGAGGAACTGTGCGACGAGGTGCACCGGCGCGGCATCGAAAGCGCGCCCGACTTCATCATCGTCGATGGTTCCGAGGGCGGTACCGGCGCCGCCCCGCAGACGCTGATGGAAGGTGTCGGCCTGCCGCTGCACGAAGCCCTGCCGATGCTGGTCAACACGCTGATCGAGCGTGGCTTGCGCCAGCGCGTGAAAGTGATCTGCTCGGGCAAGTGCATTACCGCCTACGACGTGGCCTGGGCGCTGTCGATGGGGGCGGACTTCGTCAATTCGGCGCGTGGCTTCATGCTGGCGCTGGGCTGCATCCAGTCGCTGCAGTGCAACCGCAACACCTGTCCGACCGGCATCACCACGCAGAACCTCAAGCTGCAGCGCGGCCTGGTGGTGACCGACAAGACCGAGAAGGTGGCGCACTATGCCCGCAACGTGATGCGCGAAGTGGGCATCATCGCGCACAGCTGCGGGCTGGAGGATCCGCGCCATCTGGACCGCACGCATTGTCGCGTGGTCGGCGACGACGGACTTTCGGTGCCGCTGGTGCAGCTGTTCCCGTACCCAGAGGCACCCAGACAGGCAGGTTGAGCGCCTTGCGCTCGGCGCTGATGCGGTCGTATCAGGGGACCGTGGTCCAGCCCTCGGCCGTACGCAGCTGCAGGGGACGGAAGCGGCG
This window of the Dyella sp. A6 genome carries:
- a CDS encoding FMN-binding glutamate synthase family protein, whose amino-acid sequence is MDSMGFSHWLVVLVEAVIVLLLLLLVIGLVVVLMTWVLDRNQTSNSVLRNFPVVGHFRYGFLRLGEFFRQYLYSSDREELPFNRAQRMWVYRAAKNSENTNAFGSTRDLRSEGVPFFVNAAFPALDGHHVEARPIQIGPYAREPYDHAAFFNISAMSFGALSAPAVRALSHGAAKAGVWLDTGEGGLAPYHLEGGCDIVFEIGTAKYGVRTPDGQLDEQKLLEVCAHKQVKLVSIKLGQGAKPGMGGLLPAAKVTAEIARIRGIPEGQDSQSPNRHLDIANVTQLMDRLNHIRELTGKPTGFKAVFGDMRMIEELCDEVHRRGIESAPDFIIVDGSEGGTGAAPQTLMEGVGLPLHEALPMLVNTLIERGLRQRVKVICSGKCITAYDVAWALSMGADFVNSARGFMLALGCIQSLQCNRNTCPTGITTQNLKLQRGLVVTDKTEKVAHYARNVMREVGIIAHSCGLEDPRHLDRTHCRVVGDDGLSVPLVQLFPYPEAPRQAG
- the purT gene encoding formate-dependent phosphoribosylglycinamide formyltransferase, translating into MKPFGTPHSDHALRVLLLGSGELGKEVAIELQRLAVEVVAVDRYADAPAMQVAHRSHVIDMLDGAALRALIESEQPDLVVPEVEAIHTPTLVEMEKQGLHVVPTARAAWLTMNREGIRRLAAEELDLPTSPYRFCDSEADYRAAVEAVGYPFVIKPVMSSSGKGQSIVRDAEGLQQAWDYAQSGGRAGKGRVIVEGFIDFDFEITLLTVRHRDGTSFCAPIGHRQEDGDYRESWQPQPMSDAALAEAQRQAAALSAALGGWGVFGMEFFVKGDKVIFSEVSPRPHDTGLVTLISQDLSEFALHARAILGLPVPAIRQFGPSASCAVLVEGEGKAPRYQGVAEALAEPDTQLRIFGKPEVKGRRRMAVTLARDASIDAAKAKAVRAAQCLQVTL